The Bacteroidota bacterium genome has a window encoding:
- the frr gene encoding ribosome recycling factor, producing MNANAQSAIDAVKAQMDKAISHLETEISKVRTGRANPSMLEGIRVDYYGNMTPLNQVANVNSPDARTLMIQPWEKSMLEPIQKAVQAANLGFNPGNNGTSVIINVPALTEERRKDLVKKAKAEGENAKVSIRKARQEGNEAVKKITKPSLTQDEVKEAEAKIQELTDSYSTKVDKHLEQKEKEIMTV from the coding sequence ATGAACGCAAACGCACAATCCGCAATAGATGCCGTCAAAGCGCAGATGGACAAAGCCATCTCGCATCTTGAAACCGAAATTTCAAAAGTCCGCACGGGCAGAGCAAATCCATCCATGCTGGAAGGAATCCGCGTGGATTATTATGGAAACATGACACCACTCAACCAAGTGGCAAATGTGAATTCTCCTGATGCCCGCACACTGATGATTCAGCCATGGGAAAAAAGTATGCTCGAGCCGATTCAAAAAGCGGTGCAGGCAGCCAATCTTGGTTTCAATCCCGGAAATAATGGAACGTCTGTGATAATAAATGTTCCTGCACTTACGGAAGAGCGCAGAAAAGATCTGGTGAAGAAAGCAAAAGCGGAAGGAGAGAACGCCAAAGTGAGCATACGTAAAGCGCGCCAGGAAGGAAATGAGGCGGTTAAAAAAATTACCAAGCCCTCCCTTACGCAGGATGAAGTGAAAGAGGCGGAAGCAAAAATTCAGGAACTCACGGATTCATACAGCACCAAAGTGGACAAGCATCTTGAGCAGAAGGAGAAAGAGATAATGACTGTATAA